A window of Chryseobacterium sp. IHB B 17019 genomic DNA:
ACGGTTGCTTTCACTCCAAAATCTTTAATTTCTTCCGCTAAAGACTCTGTCAAACCAGCTACTGCAAACTTTGTGGAACAGTAAACTCCCCATCCCGGAAAATTACCTGAGTACCCTCCAATCGATGAAATATTGAAAATATGACCAGATTTTTGCTGACGAAGATATGGCATTGCATTTCTGATCACGTTCAAAGTCCCGAAAACATTGATGTCGAAATTGGCTCTTGCTTCTTCATCCGAAAGTTCTTCCAACGTTCCAAGTTGTCCGTATCCTGCGTTGTTGACAATGACATCAATTTGCCCGAAATAGTCAACACTTTTTGCTATTGCAGATTTTACGTTTTCATTGTCCGTTAAGCTAACCTCCAACGGTAAAAATGAATCAGATGCTTCCCCGATTTCTTTAATTAAAGATTGAGAACTTCTGCTTGTTGCTACAACACGGTAATTGTTTTCCAATAATTTTTTCACTAAGGCTAATCCTAAACCTTTTGAAGCTCCTGTCACGAACCATACTTTTTTTGTTTCCATTTTTAAAATATTTATTTGTTTTAATTGATGGTACAAAGATGGTAAGTTGCTGATTTTGAAATGTAGCCGAATCAACGAATGATGTGTCCGAATCGTGAATGTGAATAAAAAAACCTGAATCTCAATTCTTTTTTTTGAAGCAATTTGACTACGCCGAATTGCAGATTTATTTATTTTTGAAGCTATTTCCCGCTTTTCATTACAATCTTTTTTTTCAAAAAAGGATTTCCACTGCAATCGGGGCTAAGATGGCAGTTATCCTTTTCAATATTCTGAATAGCCACAATATTTGTCATCCTGGAAGGATCTATACGCGAATTTCTAAGCTAAACTTTAAAAAATTCTGTTTAGATCCTTCCAGGATGACAAACTTGATGATTATAGGGTAAAAAAAATTGATAATTCAAACCTTATAGGTTTTTAAAACCTATAAGGTTTAATAATCGCAATGCCTAGCCCCGATAGTAACGGTTACCCCGCAACAAGCATTGAGAAAAGCTTTGGAGTGAGGAGTATGAGTGGATAGCGGGAACAAGCTCCTAAAAAACCATTAATTAATATTTACAAAACTACCACGGACTAATCCCGCTCTCATCCTCAATATCATTACTGAAATACTGTCCTGTAGGCCCGTTTTTATCAGTTAAAGTATGTTTAATGATAAAACTCGCCGCACTTTCTACCGAACCTGGTCCGCTGTGATGATTGAAATCCGTCGCCGTATACCCAGGATCAATCACATTTACTTTAAAAGGAGAATCTTTCAATTCATATGCTAAAACAATGGTATAAGCGTTCAAAGCTGATTTGGACGGGCCATAAGCTGCACCTTTTACATTGTAATATTTCCAGTTCGGATCGCTGTGTAAAGTTAAAGAACCCAATCCGGAAGTAATATTGCTGATTCTTGGGCTGTCAGATTTTTTAAGCAGGTCTAAAAATGCCTGTGTAACGCTGATTACTCCAAAAAAGTTCGTATCAAACACATTTTGAATATCTTTGATCGATGCTTCTGCCGCAGTTTGAGGAATCGGCCCCAGAATTCCGGCGTTATTGATCAGAATATCCAGTTTTCCCTGTTCGTTTTCAATAATATCTCTGGCTTTTGATATTGATTCTGGGTTGGTGACGTCGATTTCAATTGCTTTAATATTCTGAAATCCTTGTTCGTTTAATTCTTTTACAACTGTTTCGCCATTTTCAAGGTTACGGCTTCCCAAATAAACGGATAATCCTTTTTGTGAAAGTTGCTTTGCTATTTCCAAGCCAATACTTCTGTTGGCTCCTGTAATTAATGCTGAATTCATTTTTTGTTTGTTTTAATTGATGATGTAAAATTCCGTCAATTAAATAAGATAGCATTTGTCATTTGGCAAAAAGAGAGTTTGAGCTGGAAGTTTTGAAGATGAAGGCTGGAAGATGATGAGGATGGAGGTAGGGGAGCGGGAAGCTGGAGGTTTTATCAGACTGCAAATGTAATTGTTGACTATCATCACCTCTAGCTTCCATCTTCCTGAATCCAGTTTTACCGGATATTCTTTCTTATTCGGCTGAGTGATGATTGTGTAACTCCCAGATAAGAAGCTACATAAGAGAGTGGAATTCTGTTGACAACGGTAGGATAGATTTCAAGAAATTTTAAATAACGAGTAGTTGCATCTTCCGAAACAAGCGGACTTCTTCTTTCCACTTTTTGAATTAATGCTCTTGAAATAATTTTATGAACAATCGCTTCCCACCCGACAATGGTCTGTAAAAGTTCAAGCCAGTCTTTTCGCTGAAATACAATTAGCTTGCAGTCTGTAACCGCCTGAACGTAAGTGCTTGAACAGATTTCATTGTCAAAACTTTCAAGATCTACAACCAAATTATTTTCTTCGATGAAATACTTGGTGATTTCCTCGCCTTTATTATCGTAATAGCAAACACGCAGAATTCCGTCGACAACAAAAGCAACCTGTCGTGCAATTTTTCCGGCTTCAGAAAAATATTCGTCTTTCGGAAGGTCGACTTCCTTTGCCTTACTTGCGATAAAGTCGATCTGCTGCTGATTAAGATTTCCAAATCTTAAAATAAAATCGAATAGTTCTTTCATGATTGCAAGTTAGGTAAACTAAGTTTTTCGGCATTTGCCATTTGGTAAAAAGTGATTGAATATTAAAATTGTCTTTTGTTACCACATTTTGTGCAAAAAGTAGCCTTTTCTGTTCTGTATGGTTTTCCGCAATTCTCACAGTCAGGACCATATAAATCAATAATATGATGCAAAATAGCATTAGGCTCAGTTTCTCCAAAACCTGTTAAATCATTATAATAATTCAGAAGTTTTGTAAAGTTTTCTTTAAGAGGAATCTTTTTTGATTTTTTAAATTCCTGAAAGCCTTCTGCATAAAGCCTTGACGCAATTTTACTTTCCTCCTCATCAAGCATAGGAACGTCTATTCTACACCTCCAACAATATCTTACTTTCATTTACACATCTTTTATAAAATCCTCATATTCATAATAAAACCTCTCAAAGCCATCCATTTTTTCAACAAAAAACTCAAAAATTTCTTGCCAGGTATTTTTATTGAAAATAGAAACATTGTGTTTTTCAACCCAGATTTTGGCGATAACTTTTCCGTTTTCCAGTGTAAAGTATTCTTCTTTTTGAAAATCTCCGATAAAATCTTTCAGAATGTCTTCCAGAGACCATATCTTTTCATAATAAGCATTCCGGAAAATCTCATCTTTCATTTCTATATCCAAAGAAACCTCCGCCTTTTTATTATCTGCATTGAATTTAAATGAAAAATCTTTGACTTTCGTATCATACAAAATCCATTTTCTGGGGAATGACTTTCCAAAAGCCGTCCAGAATTCTTTTTTTAACTGCTGTGCTTCCTGTTTACTGAACATACGACAAAAATAAGTATTTTGGCTGGAAGAACTGAGGCTGGAAGCCAGAAGTTATCACTCGCATTCAAAACTTCCGGCACCTATCCTCCAACTTCCATTCTTATATTACATCTCAAACTATTTTCTTATTTTTGTTGTAATGCTTTCTAAAAAATCTCAATATGCTTTTAAAGCGCTGTCATATCTTGTGGAGAAGAGAAATGACGGTCCTATTCTTATTTCCGAAATTGCTGATCATAAGAAAATTCCTTTGAAATTTTTAGAAAATATTTTGCTTGAACTTAAAAAAGCTGATATCCTGGATAGTAAAAAAGGTAAAGGCGGAGGATATTTTTTCAAAGAAAACCCTGAAAATGTACAATTGGCAAGAATTATCCGTCTTGTGAATGGTCCTATTGCACTTTTGCCGTGTGTCAGCTTAAATTTTTACCAGAAATGTGATGATTGCAATGAAGATCACTGTAGTCTGCATGATGTATTGATTGAAGTTCGGGATGCTTCTTTAAATATTTTAGAGAAAAAAACCTTGATGGATCTGGTGGACTAACCGGATTTATTTCCAGATTTCTTATTGTGGATAAATAAAAGCGAGAAAAATATCTTCTGCCCTGAAAATATTTTACTTTTACATCATTAAAAAAATAATATGAATTTATACGTAGTTGCGCTTTTCAAGTTTAATGAAAATTATCTGATGGAAGCGGTAGAACTTTTTCAGACGTTGGTAAGAGAAACGAGAAAGGAAGAGGGGTGTCTGCAATATGATCTTGTAGAAGATAAGGATAATAAGGGGACATTTTTCATGGTGGAATTGTGGGAAAGTGAAGAACATCACAACCGCCACAACGGGCAGGACCATCTGTTGAATTTCAAGCGTGATGTTTCAAAAATACTTGAAAGTACGACACAGGTTTATAAAGGAACAAAAACTCTTTAGGCTGGAAGTCTGAAGCGGAAAGTAGGAATTTAGAGCCCGTAAACTTCCATCTTCAAAACTTCTGACCTGTTATCATAATATTAAAAGGCTGCTCACAATAGTGAACAGCCTTTATTAGAAAAAATAGAAAGTATTAAAATTTAGGTCTAATAAATCTTTACTTTTTTATGAACTTTGATTTTACAAGTGTTCCTTCGGCTGTTTCGATAAGAATATAATAAACTCCTGTTTGAAGAGCGCTGATATCGAATTGTTGCCCGCTCAATTTACCTTCCGCCATTTTTTGTCCCAAAGCAGAATAAATCTGGATGTTTTTAGGGTCTTTTTTAGTTACGAACTGTAGTGCGGTATTTTCTGTATTTATAGCAAATTTGATTTCTTCTTTTGATTTTACATTGTCAGAAACAGCAAGGGTAGAATTTGCAGCGTAAACAACATCATCAATTTCCATCACGGTATGCGGTGCAAAAACTCCTACAAATTTAAAAACAATATACTGTGAAGCAGAAGCTGTTACAGGTACTGATATTGTTTGGAAAACATCACTCGTCAACGTAGTAGCTGTTGCCAGAGCCACGAATGTGCTCATGTCAGCAGGGTTTGAAGCCAATCCAACCTGTACTGATCCCGGAGCAGAACCTGTATTTCTTCTGGCCTTGAATGTGATGGTTTTATCTCCTGCAGGAGCAATAATCTGCGGGGAAATTAAATATTGAGGGCTGTTTTGGTTTGCCCCGGAATAAGCCTGAACAAAATTATCTGTTGCTCCGTTGGCTATGATATTCATCATTGCAGGAGGATTCCCAACAGGGGGCGGATAAATGGCTGTCCACTGGTTTTGCGGGAAAACAGTTTGCCCCTGACCTTGAGTAAAACTATTAAAATTTTCATTAATCGTTGCTACTTGAGCATGAGCTGTAATAGCACCAAACATCAATGTTCCTAAAAGTAGTTTTAATTTCATAACGTTATTTTTATTTAGAATTATTCTACAAAACTATAAAATTATTTTTAATTGTTCTAAATAAAGTTTTATATTTGTCAAAAATTTTTTGCATTTATGAAGAAGAAAGTGCTTTCCATTCTCAGTTTGTCCATGGTTTTATGGATGAATGCACAGGAAAAAGATTCTCTTAATCAAAAGAAGATAGAAGAAGTTGTCATTACCGGGCAATATATGCAGCAATCAATCAATAAATCTATTTATAAGGTTGAGGTAATTGATGCACAGCAGATTAAAAATATGGCGGCTACCAATGCAGCTGAAGTTTTAAATCAATCTTTAAACATACAAATCACCCCAGATACAAACTCCGGAAACTCTACTGCTAATATTATGGGATTGGGCGGTAATTATGTGAAGATTTTAATTGATAATATTCCCGTAGTCGGTGATACAGGTTTGGGAAGTAATATTGATCTTACAAAGCTTAGTTTAAGTAATATCGAAAGAATCGAGATTGTAAAAGGAAGCATGGGTGTTGAATATGGAAATGGCGCTTTGGCAGGTGTAATTAATATCATCACAAAGAAAAGCAGTTCAAAAAAATTAAGTATCAGAGCGACTTTACAGGAGGAAACCGTGAGAGACGGCTATAATCTGAGGAAAAAAGGCCAGGGCAGACACATTCAGAATGTAAATGTAGGGTACAATTTTAATGATAACTGGTTTACAAATATTAGCTTCAATCACAACCAATTTATGGGATATGAAGGAGAAAAACAAGGATATAAATACTTTGCACAGGATAATCAGAGAGGATACGAATGGAATCCCAAAGATCAATACGAAGCAAATGCTTTAATAAAATATTCTAAAAATAAAACTTCACTTTTCTATAAAGTTTCCTATTTGAACGAAACATTCAATTATTACAATCCTAAAGTTGACAGAATTCCTCTGAATGACGGCCAGGGTGGTGTTTCTTACAAAAGTTTGGATAGAAATTATAATACCCAGCGTTGGCTGCATCAGTTTAATATTCAGACAAATTTAGGTCATATCCGGTATAACGGGGATTTCTCATATCAAAACCAGGACAGGAAATTCTATGACTACAACTATGATATTCCGAACCGTACAAAAGATTCAAATTACAACGAACAATCCTATTATAAGACCGATGTAATTTACTCGAGAGGTATGTTCAGTAATTTTTTGGATAATAAAAAGTTTGATTTCCAATTGGGATACGAATTGGATCATACCAGTGGATATGCCGCTTTAATTGCCGGAGAATTTGATGGAAATAATGTAAAGAGAAAAATTTTCACTTATGGCACCTTCCTTTCCGCAGAATGGAATGTTTCAGATAAATTTTCATTAAGACCGGGAGCGAGATTATCCGTAAGTGACAGCTTCGACAATCAGTTTAATTATTCACTTTCTGCAAGATATAAAACCTCTGAAAATTCTAATCTAAGAGGAGTTTTCGGTACAGCAGACCGTTATCCCACTTATGATGAATTATTCACTTATTTCGTAAACGTAAATCACGATATTCAGGGAAATCCTGATCTGAAGCCGGAAAACGGATACTCTGCAGGGTTATTCTGGGATCAGGGATTTGATATGGGTGACGGATGGAAATTCAATTATAATTTAGAAGCATTATATGTTGACCTGAATGATAAAATTGAAAATGTAATGGTTGTAAAACCTTCCACTTACAAGTACATGAACCTTGATAAATACAGGAGTTTATTATTTGGTGCTAATGCCAATATTGTAAAAGATCAGTTTTCATTAGGTGTAAGAACCTCATTAAACGGAATTTCTGTTTCCAAGCAGGAAATGGATGTTACGACTCCGGATGATTTTCAATATAATTTTCAGGTAGGAGCCAATGTTTCTTACCAACTCGCCGGACCAAAAACAGCACTCAACCTTTTCTATAAATACACAGGGCCATCAAGAATATATGTGATTGAAAATGAAGCGTTTCGTTTAGCAAGAACAGATGGTTTCCATATGATGGATTTTGTTGTAAGCCAACCTTTTTGGAAGGAACGCCTGGAATTGTCAGTTGGGGTAAAAAATATTTTTGACGTAACGACAATCAACAGTACAAACAGCACAGCTTCAGCACATAATGCCGCAACGGACCGCTTGAATTTATATTATGGCAGAAGCTATTTCGCAAGATTAATGTATCAATTTTAATAAACTAATCATATGAAATATTTAAAAATACTATCTCTTTCTTTAGCC
This region includes:
- a CDS encoding TonB-dependent receptor plug domain-containing protein, with translation MKKKVLSILSLSMVLWMNAQEKDSLNQKKIEEVVITGQYMQQSINKSIYKVEVIDAQQIKNMAATNAAEVLNQSLNIQITPDTNSGNSTANIMGLGGNYVKILIDNIPVVGDTGLGSNIDLTKLSLSNIERIEIVKGSMGVEYGNGALAGVINIITKKSSSKKLSIRATLQEETVRDGYNLRKKGQGRHIQNVNVGYNFNDNWFTNISFNHNQFMGYEGEKQGYKYFAQDNQRGYEWNPKDQYEANALIKYSKNKTSLFYKVSYLNETFNYYNPKVDRIPLNDGQGGVSYKSLDRNYNTQRWLHQFNIQTNLGHIRYNGDFSYQNQDRKFYDYNYDIPNRTKDSNYNEQSYYKTDVIYSRGMFSNFLDNKKFDFQLGYELDHTSGYAALIAGEFDGNNVKRKIFTYGTFLSAEWNVSDKFSLRPGARLSVSDSFDNQFNYSLSARYKTSENSNLRGVFGTADRYPTYDELFTYFVNVNHDIQGNPDLKPENGYSAGLFWDQGFDMGDGWKFNYNLEALYVDLNDKIENVMVVKPSTYKYMNLDKYRSLLFGANANIVKDQFSLGVRTSLNGISVSKQEMDVTTPDDFQYNFQVGANVSYQLAGPKTALNLFYKYTGPSRIYVIENEAFRLARTDGFHMMDFVVSQPFWKERLELSVGVKNIFDVTTINSTNSTASAHNAATDRLNLYYGRSYFARLMYQF
- a CDS encoding T9SS-dependent choice-of-anchor J family protein; amino-acid sequence: MKLKLLLGTLMFGAITAHAQVATINENFNSFTQGQGQTVFPQNQWTAIYPPPVGNPPAMMNIIANGATDNFVQAYSGANQNSPQYLISPQIIAPAGDKTITFKARRNTGSAPGSVQVGLASNPADMSTFVALATATTLTSDVFQTISVPVTASASQYIVFKFVGVFAPHTVMEIDDVVYAANSTLAVSDNVKSKEEIKFAINTENTALQFVTKKDPKNIQIYSALGQKMAEGKLSGQQFDISALQTGVYYILIETAEGTLVKSKFIKK
- a CDS encoding SDR family NAD(P)-dependent oxidoreductase; amino-acid sequence: METKKVWFVTGASKGLGLALVKKLLENNYRVVATSRSSQSLIKEIGEASDSFLPLEVSLTDNENVKSAIAKSVDYFGQIDVIVNNAGYGQLGTLEELSDEEARANFDINVFGTLNVIRNAMPYLRQQKSGHIFNISSIGGYSGNFPGWGVYCSTKFAVAGLTESLAEEIKDFGVKATVVYPGYFRTDFLNKDSLRTPAHSIQAYESARNSESTHLNEINGNQPNDPVKGAEAIIKISEEQNPPVHFLLGSGAAEFLDKKFETMKGDAENWESLTLSTVI
- a CDS encoding RrF2 family transcriptional regulator; translated protein: MLSKKSQYAFKALSYLVEKRNDGPILISEIADHKKIPLKFLENILLELKKADILDSKKGKGGGYFFKENPENVQLARIIRLVNGPIALLPCVSLNFYQKCDDCNEDHCSLHDVLIEVRDASLNILEKKTLMDLVD
- a CDS encoding Crp/Fnr family transcriptional regulator, coding for MKELFDFILRFGNLNQQQIDFIASKAKEVDLPKDEYFSEAGKIARQVAFVVDGILRVCYYDNKGEEITKYFIEENNLVVDLESFDNEICSSTYVQAVTDCKLIVFQRKDWLELLQTIVGWEAIVHKIISRALIQKVERRSPLVSEDATTRYLKFLEIYPTVVNRIPLSYVASYLGVTQSSLSRIRKNIR
- a CDS encoding SDR family NAD(P)-dependent oxidoreductase, whose amino-acid sequence is MNSALITGANRSIGLEIAKQLSQKGLSVYLGSRNLENGETVVKELNEQGFQNIKAIEIDVTNPESISKARDIIENEQGKLDILINNAGILGPIPQTAAEASIKDIQNVFDTNFFGVISVTQAFLDLLKKSDSPRISNITSGLGSLTLHSDPNWKYYNVKGAAYGPSKSALNAYTIVLAYELKDSPFKVNVIDPGYTATDFNHHSGPGSVESAASFIIKHTLTDKNGPTGQYFSNDIEDESGISPW
- a CDS encoding DUF4268 domain-containing protein, producing the protein MFSKQEAQQLKKEFWTAFGKSFPRKWILYDTKVKDFSFKFNADNKKAEVSLDIEMKDEIFRNAYYEKIWSLEDILKDFIGDFQKEEYFTLENGKVIAKIWVEKHNVSIFNKNTWQEIFEFFVEKMDGFERFYYEYEDFIKDV
- a CDS encoding putative quinol monooxygenase; this encodes MNLYVVALFKFNENYLMEAVELFQTLVRETRKEEGCLQYDLVEDKDNKGTFFMVELWESEEHHNRHNGQDHLLNFKRDVSKILESTTQVYKGTKTL